The genomic window CCGGGAGATCCCCGCCAGCGGGAGATGATTTTTCTGATTGCCGAGCGGCTTCGCTGTGAATTCGATCTCAAGTGCTGATCTGACGCGGACGGAGAGGGACGAATGACGGACAATCCAAACATCGCCGAGCGGGCGTCCGATACCTTGACGGATGTCAGGAAATCGGTGGACACGGCGAGCGACAAGGCCGTCGATGCAGGCCGCCGTTTTGCGGCTGCCGTTCGGGACGTCAATTCCAGGCCTATTCTTGCGTCCATCGAGGACTTCACTCGCAGGGCGCCGCTCACCATGCTGGGTATCGCCTTCATCGCCGGCGCGATATTCGCAGCCGGCCGGCGTCGCTAAGTGCTGATATAGCGATATCCGCTGCCGTAGGGTTCGGCGTAGCCGACGCCGGGATATGTCCAGTGATAGCCGAGAAGCTTGATGCGCTCTGAAGCTGCTCGTTGCATGAGCCTCACCCGATTTTTGATCGCCAGCCCCGGCCGCGCGTCGTAGCCAAATCGTGCCTCCGGAGAATGGAATGATGCGATTTCGTTCGTTGCCGCATCTCCTGTGATGATGAGTCCTTCGCCGCCCGCGACTTCAAACGAAATATGTCCCGGCGTGTGACCGGCCGTGTCAAGCACGCGCAGACCGCTGATGACATCATCGCCCGGCTTCACCATGACGGCGCGCTCCTTGATCGCGGAGAAATCGCGCTGCGTGCCTCGTGCGAATTCGTGCAGGATGTCGGGCATATTGCTCTGATAGTCGGGATCCATCCAGTAATCCCATTCCGAGGCGGAGATGTAGTACGTCGCATTCGGAAATCGGAGTCCACCATCATCGCGCAGCATCGCCCACATGTGATCGGGATGGCCATGGGTGAGCGCGATCTTGGTGATGGTCGCGGGATCGATGCCCGCAATCTCCATATTCGCCGGCAGTCTGCCGTCGCTCGACTGGTATTTGTTGCCGGCGCCGATGTCGATGAGGATCAGGTCATTGCCCTTGCGGAGCAGGGGGACGTTGGTCTTTGACGTGACGTCGCGTGTCGTTGGATTTCCCGTTGCAGTGAGAACGTTCAATCGCTCGTCCGGCGTGCCGTCGGGAACTACGATATCGATCGGCACCGTGATGTAACCATCGCTGAGGACGGTGATGTCGAATTCGCCATGTCTGAAGCGATGGAAGTCTCCAACAGGAGCCGCGCGTCGCTGCGCATCATTGCTGTGTGGCGCGGCTTGGTTCTGATGCATGTCGATCCGCCGATCAATGTTTCCGATGTTTGGGGCGGTTGAAAAGCTATCCATCCTCCGGCAATTTGGGGATTGTCGTATCCGACATTATTCATGCCGAAACCGACAGAGGCCACATGCGACGCGCCGCTCCACGCTCCCGCAAACTCGAGGCGGGTCTTATGCTTTATCCCGGCTGTCAGGCTGCCATGGTTCATGGCATGACGGACCTGCTGCAGATCGCCTGCGACATTTCCATTTCACTCGGCGGTCAGTCCTTGCGCATCTCGCATTGGAGCCGTGGTGAATCCGGTGCCATGACGCGCTTGTACGACACGCAACCGGGCAATGATCGCAATCCCGATATCGTCATCGTGCCCGGACGCCTCGCCGGTCCGCTGAAGGGCGATGATGCGGCGCCGTTTGCCAAGTGGCTCGTCAAGCAGCACGGGAAGGGTGCGACACTCGCTGCAAGTTGCGGCGGTACTTTCCTAATTGCGGAAAGCGGTCTGTTGTCGGGCCGGCCGGCGACCACCCATTGGCTTTACGCGGATGTGTTTCGCAGACGCTTTCCTGATGTGCGACTGGATGTCGATAAGATCGTGATCGACGATGGCGAGATCATTACCGCCGGCGGCCTGATGGCATGGACCGATCTTGGTATGCGCCTGGTCGATCGGATCTTCGGTCCGACGGTGACCATGAAAGCGAGTCGCTATTTCCTGATCGACACGGGTGGCCGTGAACAGCAGCACTATCGCAGCTTCACACCGCGGCTGACACACAACGACGAAGCCATCGTGAAGGTGCAGCGCTGGCTGCAGCGGACCAATGCGCGCGCTGTCACCGTGGCTGATATGGCGAAGCATGCGAGGCTGGAAGAACGCACCTTTTTGCGCCGCTTCAAGGCGGCGACCGGTATGAAGCCGATTGAATATGCGCAACACCTTCGGATGGATAAGGCGCGCGAGCTGCTGCAATTCACCCGGCGTCCCGTCGATCAAATCGCATGGACGGTGGGTTATGAGGATGCGGCTGCCTTCAGGCGCCTGTTTCAACGCCTGATCGGGCTCGCGCCCGGCGATTATCGCCGCCGGTTCGCGTGTTGATGATGTGTCATATCGAGACGGTCGCTCGCAGCTTGCGTGCTGAGTCCGATGATCATGCTGCAGAACCCGCGCTGCGGTCTTGGCTCTTTTCAGAGATGCAACTTTGGGTATGATGCACCTTACCTGGGGTTGGGGCGGTCAATGAGTGCGGGCTGGTATATCCATGATTCACGCGGACAACACGGTCCGTTCGATGAACATGAGCTGCATGCGCGCCTGAAAGGGTATGTCGAACTCGCCGACATCCATGTCTGGCGCGACGGCTTCGAAGACTGGGTCCCTGCGGCAACGTTCCTGCAGCAGAGCGCTGCGCCCGCTAAACTCCCGAGAGTGAAAGGCAAATGGACGCTTTACGGTCTAGGCGTTGGCGTGGTGCTCAGTCTGCTTGGTGCAGTTCTGGGAAAGGGAGACCTGGCATATTTAGTCGACTGGTCGGCGAAAAGTGTCGGCGAGAATGTCGCTTATATGGCTCTCTACGCGGCAACCGTCGCATTGCTGTTTTTTTTGATCGGCCTTATCGCCGATATCTTCTCAAGGCCGAAGAAGACGAAGGGCGATGTTGTACCGCATTCGGCGCTGGATGATCTGGCATCGCCGGATCACCGCACGAAGCACCGCTTCAATAATTTCATCGCTCGCAACTGGCGGGGCGAATATCCGCTCTGGGTGTCCTACTGGATCGTGGGCGTCGGCAGCAACGTCGCGGTCGTCGCTTTTATGCTGATGCTGACATCGTTGGTCTGGCCACAGAATGGTTTCTGGCCCTTTGCCAATCTTGCCTTCTTCGCTGCCCTTTGGCTGCTGATCTCGCTCGCGCTTGTTTGGCAGTTCGTCGGCGTGTGGCGCTCCGCGAACGTGCGTATCGCCGAACGCGCGGCGCTCGGAAAGGGAGCGCCGTGGGCAGGGCTGGCGAAGTTCGTCATGCTAATCGCTGTCTTGCAGAGTGTGGCGGCGTTCGTAAGGGTCGGCGTGCCGCAACTATCGGAGTCAGCGCGCATCGCTTTCATGAACGATCCGGATGTGCCGGATTATGAGATCCATCTGCTCAATGGCGGCACCGAGATCGAAGTCATCGGCGGCATCAAGTATGGCCTTGCGGAGGAGTTCAAGAAAATCCTCAAGGCGTCGGGTCAAGTGCGCGTCGTGCACCTCAACAGTACCGGCGGACGGCTCGCTGAGGGCGCGGCTCTCAATGCCGTCATTAAAGAAAATGGGCTGACGACATTCGTCGCCACGAAGTGCATGTCGGCTTGCACGCTGGTGTTTGCGGGCGGCAAGCAGCGGATCCTGAAGAAAGGTGCCGTGCTTGGTTTTCATCGCGGCGCGTTCGGCGGCGAGGATCAGGTCGACGATCATCAGGGCGGGCTGCAACGCCGCATCTTCCGCGAGGCAGGTTTCAGTTCTGGCTTCATCGATAAGGCGCTTTCGACGCCCAATAAGGACATTTGGACGCCGCCCGCATCTGAACTGCTGGCGGAAGGCGTGATCACCAGCGTCAACGATGGAGGAGGCTTTGCGATATCCGGCTTTGGTGCAAAGGTCTCTCGGGGTGGCCTTGATCAAACAATGCAGAAAGCGGGCGCGGTGTATGTCGCGCTGAAGGAGCGCTCTCCCGACTTCTACAATGAATTACTGGATCAGCTTTACACGGGGATTTCGAAGGGCGAGCTTGAGGGCAATGTCATACAGGTGCTCCGTGCCAAGATTTTTGGACACGTTCGCGGCCTGCTGCCTCAGGCTGACGATGCTGTTTTGATCGCATTCGCCAATCTGGCGGCGGATCAATACGAGATGCTGGGCAAAAGTGCGCCTGCGGCTTGTTACGCCTATGCTTCTGGTGAAGGCGGCAACTCATATGCGGATACGCTATCGCCTGATCTGATCAAGCGCGAGCTAGCGCTCGACGAACAGATCCTCAAGACGGCGATGACGCGGCCTCCCGATAGAGACGCCACTGCGACTTGGAAGAAGATCGGTGCGAGGCTCGCGGCCAAGGGCATGTCGCAGGAAGACTTCGCCTTGATAAGCGCGACAAACCTCGAGCCGTCGAAGCATGCACGCTATTGCGACGTGATCATTCG from Nitrobacteraceae bacterium AZCC 1564 includes these protein-coding regions:
- a CDS encoding transcriptional regulator GlxA family with amidase domain (product_source=COG4977; cath_funfam=1.10.10.60,3.40.50.880; cog=COG4977; pfam=PF01965,PF12833; smart=SM00342; superfamily=46689,52317) — encoded protein: MRRAAPRSRKLEAGLMLYPGCQAAMVHGMTDLLQIACDISISLGGQSLRISHWSRGESGAMTRLYDTQPGNDRNPDIVIVPGRLAGPLKGDDAAPFAKWLVKQHGKGATLAASCGGTFLIAESGLLSGRPATTHWLYADVFRRRFPDVRLDVDKIVIDDGEIITAGGLMAWTDLGMRLVDRIFGPTVTMKASRYFLIDTGGREQQHYRSFTPRLTHNDEAIVKVQRWLQRTNARAVTVADMAKHARLEERTFLRRFKAATGMKPIEYAQHLRMDKARELLQFTRRPVDQIAWTVGYEDAAAFRRLFQRLIGLAPGDYRRRFAC
- a CDS encoding glyoxylase-like metal-dependent hydrolase (beta-lactamase superfamily II) (product_source=COG0491; cath_funfam=3.60.15.10; cog=COG0491; pfam=PF00753; superfamily=56281), producing the protein MHQNQAAPHSNDAQRRAAPVGDFHRFRHGEFDITVLSDGYITVPIDIVVPDGTPDERLNVLTATGNPTTRDVTSKTNVPLLRKGNDLILIDIGAGNKYQSSDGRLPANMEIAGIDPATITKIALTHGHPDHMWAMLRDDGGLRFPNATYYISASEWDYWMDPDYQSNMPDILHEFARGTQRDFSAIKERAVMVKPGDDVISGLRVLDTAGHTPGHISFEVAGGEGLIITGDAATNEIASFHSPEARFGYDARPGLAIKNRVRLMQRAASERIKLLGYHWTYPGVGYAEPYGSGYRYIST
- a CDS encoding hypothetical protein (product_source=Hypo-rule applied; superfamily=53807; transmembrane_helix_parts=Outside_1_58,TMhelix_59_77,Inside_78_80), which produces MTDNPNIAERASDTLTDVRKSVDTASDKAVDAGRRFAAAVRDVNSRPILASIEDFTRRAPLTMLGIAFIAGAIFAAGRRR
- a CDS encoding hypothetical protein (product_source=Hypo-rule applied; pfam=PF14237; superfamily=52096; transmembrane_helix_parts=Inside_1_96,TMhelix_97_114,Outside_115_133,TMhelix_134_156,Inside_157_203,TMhelix_204_226,Outside_227_240,TMhelix_241_263,Inside_264_283,TMhelix_284_306,Outside_307_701), whose translation is MLQNPRCGLGSFQRCNFGYDAPYLGLGRSMSAGWYIHDSRGQHGPFDEHELHARLKGYVELADIHVWRDGFEDWVPAATFLQQSAAPAKLPRVKGKWTLYGLGVGVVLSLLGAVLGKGDLAYLVDWSAKSVGENVAYMALYAATVALLFFLIGLIADIFSRPKKTKGDVVPHSALDDLASPDHRTKHRFNNFIARNWRGEYPLWVSYWIVGVGSNVAVVAFMLMLTSLVWPQNGFWPFANLAFFAALWLLISLALVWQFVGVWRSANVRIAERAALGKGAPWAGLAKFVMLIAVLQSVAAFVRVGVPQLSESARIAFMNDPDVPDYEIHLLNGGTEIEVIGGIKYGLAEEFKKILKASGQVRVVHLNSTGGRLAEGAALNAVIKENGLTTFVATKCMSACTLVFAGGKQRILKKGAVLGFHRGAFGGEDQVDDHQGGLQRRIFREAGFSSGFIDKALSTPNKDIWTPPASELLAEGVITSVNDGGGFAISGFGAKVSRGGLDQTMQKAGAVYVALKERSPDFYNELLDQLYTGISKGELEGNVIQVLRAKIFGHVRGLLPQADDAVLIAFANLAADQYEMLGKSAPAACYAYASGEGGNSYADTLSPDLIKRELALDEQILKTAMTRPPDRDATATWKKIGARLAAKGMSQEDFALISATNLEPSKHARYCDVIIRFYREITSLPTAEAAIALRDLYAGKS